TTGGCGACGACCTCGGTGAAGGGCGTGTGCCCTCGTCGGTGAGTTCGATGCCGGGGGCCTTGTCGCTCGGGCGCAGGGAGAAGGTGCGGACGGCGTCCATGACGGTCGGGTAGAGCGTCACCAGGTCACGGTCGGCGAAGGTGAAGACCGTGTCGGGGTGCATCGCGGAGCGCAGCTTCGGCAGGCCCGCGCCGATCACGTGCTCGGCGGCGCCGTTCTCGAACAGGGCCGGAACGTCATCTGGCGACCTGAGCGACACTAACAATCAATTGCCCCAAATGCCCGATAACTGAATCGGCTCTATCGTGCTGTTATGGAGCACGCACTCAGCCCAGCGACCCTCACCATGCTGCGCAGGCCGCGGCCTTATCCCGCGGTGTCGGTGCTGACGCCCACGCACCGCCGCGAACCCGACAACGCCCAGGATCCGGTCCGGCTGCGCAATGTCGTGGCCGAGGCCAAGAAACAGATCGAGTCCGATCCGGCGGTCACCCGCGAACGCCGCACCGACCTCGTCCAGCAGCTCGACCAGGCCCTCGCCGAGGTCGACCTGGCGCACGCGGAGGAGGGCCTCGCGATCTTCGCGGCGCCCGGCGAGCACCAGGTGTGGTCGCTGGCCCGCACGGTGCCCGAGCGCGTGGTGCTCTCGGACACCTTCCTGACCCGCAACCTCGTCGCCGCGCAGGTCTCGGAGCGGCCGTTCTGGGTGCTCGCGGTGTCGGCGGACCGGGTGACGCTGTGGAACGGCGGCGCCGACCGGGTCACCGAGCAGCGCATCGGCGGTTTCCCGCGGACCCGCAGCCTCGAGGACCCGAACGCCGAGCGCAAGGAGCGCATCGGAGACCTGCCCAGCACCTTCCGCGACGAGCGGACCAAGCACTTCGTGCGGGACGCCGACACCGCGATGAGCGCCGTCCTGCGCGAGGATCCGCGTCCGCTGTACGTCACCGGCGAGACCGCCGCGCTCTCCCTCCTCGACGAGGTCGGCACGGTCACCAAGGACGCCACGCACATCCCGCACGGCGGACTCGCGCACGGCACCCCCGACGCCGTGTGGCAGGCGGTCCGTCCGCTGATCAGTGCCGAGGAGCGCAGGGACACCGACGCGGTGGCCCGGGAGCTCGAATCCGCCCGTGGCCGCAAGGAGTTCGCG
This portion of the Streptomyces mirabilis genome encodes:
- a CDS encoding chemotaxis protein; its protein translation is MEHALSPATLTMLRRPRPYPAVSVLTPTHRREPDNAQDPVRLRNVVAEAKKQIESDPAVTRERRTDLVQQLDQALAEVDLAHAEEGLAIFAAPGEHQVWSLARTVPERVVLSDTFLTRNLVAAQVSERPFWVLAVSADRVTLWNGGADRVTEQRIGGFPRTRSLEDPNAERKERIGDLPSTFRDERTKHFVRDADTAMSAVLREDPRPLYVTGETAALSLLDEVGTVTKDATHIPHGGLAHGTPDAVWQAVRPLISAEERRDTDAVARELESARGRKEFAAGVDEVWQNASQGRVRLLAVEENYRVTVRDDGGDHLVPAESGDLDAREDIVDEIVEQCLETGADVRFVPDGSLGDAKGIAGVLRY